Part of the Hydrogenimonas thermophila genome, TTGCAGATGCCCGTAAGAAGGGTGCAAAGATGGTCGTACTTGATCCACGACTTAGTAACTCTGCAGGTATTGCAGATCTTTGGATTCCTGTATGGCCTGGAACTGAGACGGCACTATACCTTTATCTTGCAAATCGTGTTTTAAATGAGAAAGATAAAAATGGAGATGACTTGATTGATCATCAGTTTGTCAAAAACTGGCTCAACTGGGATCGTTTGATGGCAAACAAAGAGTACCTGAAGTTTATGGTTCTAAAAGGGTATATCTCTAAAATGCCAAAAGATGAGAGCTATGAAAGTTTCATCTCTTTAATGAAAGAGCTTTATGCTCCATATACACAAGAGTATGTTGTCAAAGAGTGTAAGCTTGAAGGTCAAGAGTATAAACTGGACAAACTTTTTGAAATGTTCATAGAAGCTGGTCCAAAGATTGCTACATATATTTGGCGTTCTGGTGCCATTGCTCACCGTGGTGGATGGATGATAACACGTTCAGCATTCCTTCCACTTGCTCTTCGTGGTGCAATGCGCGGTGATGTTGGTGGTGTAAGCTGGCACCATTGGCATAAGATCTCAATTGGCGGTAAAGGTGATGCTGCAACTGTTGCAGGTAAGAAAGCACCAAAAGTTGATGTATGGAATGAGCTTGCATGGCCACCTGAATATCCACTTTCAACATATGAGATGAGTTTCATTCTACCTCACCTATTGATGGATGAAGAGTGGCAGAATAAATGGAAAGCACGTGGTTTAAATGTGCCGACAAAACTTTCTGTTTGGATTCCACGTATGTACAACCCTGTCTGGATCAATCCGGATGGATTTAGATGGATTGAAGCTCTAAAAGATGAAAGTAAAATTGAGATGAGTTTCAACCTTTCTCCAACTTGGTCTGAAACCAACTGGTACTGTGACTATGTTCTTCCAACAGGTCTTGCAGGTGAGCGTCACGATCAGCAGTCTGAGCCAACCAAACCTGAACAGTGGACTGCTTTCCGTCAGCCAGTTCTTCGTGTTGCGCTTGAAAAGATGGGATGGAAACCAAAAGTTGAACATCGCGGTACACTTGAAGCACACATTAAAGCTGGTCTTGGTGAGATTTGGGAAGAGAATGAATTCTGGGCAGAACTTCTATGTCTGCATGTCGATCCAGATGGTAGCCTTGGTATTCGAAAGTATTGGGAATCTCGTAAAAATCCTGGTAAACCTGTTACAGTCAAAGAGTACTATAATGCAGGTTTCAGTCTTCTACCAAACTTAAGAAAAGCAGCTGAAGCAGCTTATCCGAATAGTGAGTATCCTTGCTATGAGTTTATGCGTGATAGAGGTGCTTGGACAGAAAAGACAAATGTTTACAGACCACAAGAGAAAGAGCTTGAGTTTGATGGAACTTACTACCATGCTCATGGTCACAAATATCATGTTGATGAGGTAGAAAAAGATAAGTTTGGCGTACTTTGGATTACAGATCACGAAGGTCGTAAACGCTCAATTGGTGTTGAAATTGACGGGAAATTGCATGAAGGGTTCCATACACCTGATAAAAAACTTGATCTCTTCTGTGAGTGGTTAATTGATTGGAAATGGCCTGAATATGCATTGCCTATTTACCCTAGAAATGCACGTGAATATGACAAAATGATCCACATTGTATCGCAGGTACACCATCGCTATATGACTAAAGAGAATGAGTTCTGTCTGAATACTGTATTTAGATTGCCATATAACATTCATACTAGAAGTGTTAACTCTAAGCATCTTATGGAAATAAGTCAGAACCACAACCCTGTTTGGATCTATACTAAAGATGCTGAACGACTTGGCATTAAGCGTGGAGATGCTGTAAAAATCCGCATAGTAGATACTGTAAGTGGTTTGGAGAGTGGTTACTTTATCGCAATGGCAGTTCCAACAGAAGGAACTATGCCGGGAGTTCTTGCTTGTAGTCACCACGCAGGACGATGGAAACTTAAAAATGCTGTTGAGATTCCTGGCTTTAAGCATGCATTGGGTGTAATGGGTGTAGGTGCACCTCTTTATGAAATGACAATGGATGGTAAGACAGGTACACTTAAACCTAAAGAGGGAATTGATAAGGGTATCAATGATCGTCCAAAATCTTGGCAGTTTAAAGAGTTTAACAAAGATCTCGATAACATCTGGTGGGATGGTTTAAGTGGTTCATGGCAAAATGCTGTAGCTCCTGTTCATCCAGACCCAATTGCAGGTAACCATGCTTGGAACCAAAAAGTTATACTTGAAAAAGCAGGTCCTGATGATGTGATCGGTGATATTTGGGTTAACTATGAAAACAATATGAAAACATACAAAGCTTGGCGTGACAAACTTACACGTCCATTGGACTCTAAAGATACTGAACGTCGTCCATATTGGATGCCTCGGCCAGCTGTACCATTGAGTAAAAAAGCTTACTCTTTTAAAGTAAAAGATCTATAAAATATATGCGGGGCAAAAGCCCCGCGATGGTATAATTTAAAGAGGTGGGAAGTGAGAATATTTTATATTAACTTCTTACTTCCCACTTCTTATTAACAGATAAAAGGTATTTAATGAACGATGTTTTAACTAAACAGCTTGCCCGTATAAATCTTTATGCTCTTATTTCACGTATTATGATGAAAGAGGTAGATGAAGATTTTATGGAAAAATTTGAGAGTGATGAGATGATACTCTCATTCTTTCCTAACTACCAAGAGTGGGAAAAGCCAAAGGAGCTTTCAAAAAAGAAGTTACTAGAATATTTTTTAAATGTTGATTTTACCAATCTTTTTGTTCTTCATCTAATTCCATATGAATCATTCTATTTGAGAGAAGATCAGATGCTTGAAACAGGTGGTGCAAACCCTGTTATTCAGATTTACAATCAATATGATTTTAGAGTTCAGCTTGACAAGGCTCGTGCAGTTAGTCCTGATCATATAGGAATTGAACTGGAATTTATGTATATGCTTGCAGAATCTGAGTATAAAGCACTGAAAAATAGTGATGAGAAGGCTGCCTGTGAGATAGCAAAAATAGAGCGAGACTTTTTAAGAGATCACCTTTTGCAGTGGGCTCCAATGTTTTTACAAAACATTAAAGCTGAAGCAGCAACACCTTTTTACTACGATGCAGCATCACTTACTCTTGAGTTTATGTTAAATGATTATGAGTATCTAAATGAATTAATCGTGAATGAGGGATGTAACTATACGCTATGAGCACTTTACAGTTTGATGTAGCTAAATGTGTACGCAGTGTAACAAAAAATTCTGAGTGTACAAAGTGCGTAGAGATTTGTCCGGTTGAAACGATGCATATTGCAGATAATAACCTTCCGGCATTTACTCCTTCACAATGTGTTGATTGTGGTGGATGTTTAGGTGTCTGTCCAACTGAGAGTTTAACTCTTAAAAATTTTGATGCTACAGAGTTTTTCTTTGAATTTGCTGCTTCTAATGAAGACCTTATCTCATGTCGTATTAATGTACCTTGCATTATGGCATTAAGCAGTGAGCATCTTATTTCACTAGCTCTAATTAAACCTGATCCTATTATTTTAGATATAGGTCATTGTCAGAATTGCCCTTATAAAGAGCCGCTATATGAGAGTATAGTTAAAAGTGTGGATGAGGCAAACTATATTTTAAGAGCCTGTGAGAGTGGAAAAGTTATTCGGCTGGAGGATGTTGGGGCTGAAGAAGAGGGAGTTGCAAAGAGTGTTGATGCAAATGATCGCCGAGCCTTTTTGGAGCGTCTCTCTTTAAAAGGTGCTATAAGAGCTAAAAAAGAGTTTGAAGAAGCAGTCGCTTCAATAGACGATGAGACTAAACTTCATACTATTGACATTGCCGATGTAGCTAAGATTCGCCAAAAAGAGTTGCCAAATAAGCGTAAAATACTATTTACTGCACTAAAAAGAGCACAGAAGCCATCTGTTTATCATACAATAGCAGAAGCTGATATCTCGTTTGCTTCTCAAAAATTCATAGATATGGATAGTTGCACAAACTGTCAAATGTGCTATCGCATATGTCCTACAGGTGCTTTAAGTTCAAACTCTAAAAACAGTAAAATCTATTTTGATGCAATGCTTTGCATTAAGTGTCGTGCTTGTCACGATACCTGTGAACCTGATAGTCTAAAACTTCAGCCAACGTTTGAGATTAAAGAGTTTTTTGAACCAACTCAAAGGCTTCTTGCATCATTTAAATTGGTACGTTGCAGTGAATGTGGTGTTGGTTTTACTTCATTAAAGGGTGAAACAGTTTGTCCACGCTGTGCATTGGAAGAGGAAGAGGCACTGGATCTTTGGGGATTAGAAGAGAAACCTGACGGTACAGTTGTTTTTAAAAGTAAAGAGGAATGATATGATTGATGAAGAGATTTTAAGTAAAGAGAGTAGATTGATTGCACTTTATGGCGTAAACTCTCAAACATCTCCATTTTTAAAAGTACTTAATACAACTTTTAAAACTCTTGGTTTAATCGATTTTGCAATAGGTTTAAATATTAAACCTGAAGATTTTGCATATATGGCAAAAGGTATGCCAAGCTCAAAAGTTACAATGGCTCTTTATGAACCTGAATTTCAGAGTGATATAGTGCCGTTACTGGATGTGCCTGACAGTTGTGTCAGTCAGAGTGGGTTATGTGACGGTGCTTATGCGAAAGAAGGAAAACTGTTTGGTAAATGTTTTTACAGAGAGAGTTTTGAGTATTTAGTAGCTTGTGAAGGCATATATTTAGCTGGATGTCGGGTACTCCTTCTTGGTGCAAGTGGAGTAGGTCGAGCAATTCTTCCTCTGTTGGGAAGTTCGGGTGTATCATTTATTGACGTAGCTGATGGAAGCGTTGAGAATGCAGCTTCAGCACTTGAAATAGCAAAACCGTCACTATCAGGTGTAAAAACAGATATCTCTTGGTTTCAAAATGGTATGGAAGTTGATGTTGAAAAGTATGACATAATTATTAATGCTATAGATTTATATGCTCATAGTGATAAA contains:
- a CDS encoding molybdopterin-dependent oxidoreductase, whose protein sequence is MINENRRTFLKGAAFSVAGVTLATGVFETVAEASKDTTAEFTNTPESLDFYPPLEKWDSFRELDGDDWKRGGIDRKGVRSEDNPDGIEVHDYTIVPCVCSNCEAGCGLTAWVDKKSLTVRKYMGNPLHSGSRGRNCAKGYAVESQMYDPDRIPFPIKRAPGSKRGEGKWIRISWDQALKEIGKKMHDTLKSGDEISKKSIMYHVGRPNENGFGHRVPHTMGLDGYDSHTNICSAGARQGSIQWANDDRNSPDWANAKLVFLQSSHAADAGHYFQQSAGLIADARKKGAKMVVLDPRLSNSAGIADLWIPVWPGTETALYLYLANRVLNEKDKNGDDLIDHQFVKNWLNWDRLMANKEYLKFMVLKGYISKMPKDESYESFISLMKELYAPYTQEYVVKECKLEGQEYKLDKLFEMFIEAGPKIATYIWRSGAIAHRGGWMITRSAFLPLALRGAMRGDVGGVSWHHWHKISIGGKGDAATVAGKKAPKVDVWNELAWPPEYPLSTYEMSFILPHLLMDEEWQNKWKARGLNVPTKLSVWIPRMYNPVWINPDGFRWIEALKDESKIEMSFNLSPTWSETNWYCDYVLPTGLAGERHDQQSEPTKPEQWTAFRQPVLRVALEKMGWKPKVEHRGTLEAHIKAGLGEIWEENEFWAELLCLHVDPDGSLGIRKYWESRKNPGKPVTVKEYYNAGFSLLPNLRKAAEAAYPNSEYPCYEFMRDRGAWTEKTNVYRPQEKELEFDGTYYHAHGHKYHVDEVEKDKFGVLWITDHEGRKRSIGVEIDGKLHEGFHTPDKKLDLFCEWLIDWKWPEYALPIYPRNAREYDKMIHIVSQVHHRYMTKENEFCLNTVFRLPYNIHTRSVNSKHLMEISQNHNPVWIYTKDAERLGIKRGDAVKIRIVDTVSGLESGYFIAMAVPTEGTMPGVLACSHHAGRWKLKNAVEIPGFKHALGVMGVGAPLYEMTMDGKTGTLKPKEGIDKGINDRPKSWQFKEFNKDLDNIWWDGLSGSWQNAVAPVHPDPIAGNHAWNQKVILEKAGPDDVIGDIWVNYENNMKTYKAWRDKLTRPLDSKDTERRPYWMPRPAVPLSKKAYSFKVKDL
- a CDS encoding TorD/DmsD family molecular chaperone, with product MNDVLTKQLARINLYALISRIMMKEVDEDFMEKFESDEMILSFFPNYQEWEKPKELSKKKLLEYFLNVDFTNLFVLHLIPYESFYLREDQMLETGGANPVIQIYNQYDFRVQLDKARAVSPDHIGIELEFMYMLAESEYKALKNSDEKAACEIAKIERDFLRDHLLQWAPMFLQNIKAEAATPFYYDAASLTLEFMLNDYEYLNELIVNEGCNYTL
- a CDS encoding 4Fe-4S dicluster domain-containing protein codes for the protein MSTLQFDVAKCVRSVTKNSECTKCVEICPVETMHIADNNLPAFTPSQCVDCGGCLGVCPTESLTLKNFDATEFFFEFAASNEDLISCRINVPCIMALSSEHLISLALIKPDPIILDIGHCQNCPYKEPLYESIVKSVDEANYILRACESGKVIRLEDVGAEEEGVAKSVDANDRRAFLERLSLKGAIRAKKEFEEAVASIDDETKLHTIDIADVAKIRQKELPNKRKILFTALKRAQKPSVYHTIAEADISFASQKFIDMDSCTNCQMCYRICPTGALSSNSKNSKIYFDAMLCIKCRACHDTCEPDSLKLQPTFEIKEFFEPTQRLLASFKLVRCSECGVGFTSLKGETVCPRCALEEEEALDLWGLEEKPDGTVVFKSKEE